CGTCCTCGCTGACCTTCTGGCGCCCCTCGACGCCGTAGCCGCGGTTCATCAGCACCCACTCGACCTCGGGGACCGCGAGGCCACGCTGACACTCCTCGAAGTTGGCCTGATCGTCTGGCTCACCGAACGCCGGGAAGTCTTCTTGCGTGCGCATGCGCATCGCGTTGACCTCGTCGGGGACGCCTCCGACCGTTGTCGCGTACCACGTCAGTTGCGTGCGGTCCACGGCGAACGGCTCGATCACCTGGATCTGGTTACCGATGAGGAGGAGATTGGGGAAGATGTTCAAGTTGATCTGCGCACCGACACACAGGTCGAGGTAGGTATCGGCCTGGTCACCGTACCGCTCGCGGATGCGTTCCTCGAATCCTTCCCGTCCTGGCTGCGGCCGCTGATTCGCCCAGAACGAGCCCGCGCCGTCGTAGCTGGGCCGCTGGTCGATGAAGTTGTGTCCATTGCCCAGGTATTGCACGTACATCGGTCCTTGGTCAGGGGACTGGCCGAAGTAGGTCATGTCGCGTGACTCGCCCAACCGCTGGGCCATTTGAAGCAGTGAACGGTGGGAGAACGCCGGATGGTAGCCGTCGGCCGCGTTGTCGTAGGCGAGTTTCCAATTGCCCCGGTACACCATGCGGTGTGCGCCGCTTTCAACCCGCACATCGCCACCGGGCGCACGGTCGATCCAGTAGTCAAGCAACCGGCGCACCTCGCCGAGGTGGTCGGTCAACGGCGGTGCGGACTCGTTGAGCGTTCCGAAGACGAAACCTCGGTACGTCTCGATCCGCGGCACCTGCGCAAGGCTCCAATCCTTGCGCCGGAAATCGGTTCCGTAGGCATCAGGCCACGGCACGCCGATCAGTTCGCCGGTGTTCTGGTACGTCCAGCCGTGGTATGGGCACTGGAAGCTCTTCGCGGTTCCGGATTCCTCACGGCACACCGTCGCGGCCCGGTGACGGCACCGATTTAACAGTGCATGCAGCTCGCCATGCTTGTCGCGGGTGA
The window above is part of the Streptosporangiales bacterium genome. Proteins encoded here:
- a CDS encoding Rieske 2Fe-2S domain-containing protein, coding for MRHIFGYTWVYLAHETQLPTANSFRTAYLGLRPLILTRDKHGELHALLNRCRHRAATVCREESGTAKSFQCPYHGWTYQNTGELIGVPWPDAYGTDFRRKDWSLAQVPRIETYRGFVFGTLNESAPPLTDHLGEVRRLLDYWIDRAPGGDVRVESGAHRMVYRGNWKLAYDNAADGYHPAFSHRSLLQMAQRLGESRDMTYFGQSPDQGPMYVQYLGNGHNFIDQRPSYDGAGSFWANQRPQPGREGFEERIRERYGDQADTYLDLCVGAQINLNIFPNLLLIGNQIQVIEPFAVDRTQLTWYATTVGGVPDEVNAMRMRTQEDFPAFGEPDDQANFEECQRGLAVPEVEWVLMNRGYGVEGRQKVSEDGVVTGPVTDELHMRGYFEEWVRLMSRAGAEDDT